In Halobaculum sp. XH14, a single genomic region encodes these proteins:
- a CDS encoding carbohydrate ABC transporter permease gives MDAHVKNLGLGAAKYAGVVLLLVVFGFPFYWMFVSGIKPSADIVQYPPQIIPSTVTLANYERLFEDTKYLLWLRNSLIVSIGNVVLSVVISTLAGYGLTRYAIPYKKYIAMSFIFAYMFPPLMLGIPYYVVFDGLGLLNSYLGLVIAHAAVTIPFTTWLMWQFFQTVPISWEESAWVFGASRFKSMIEIATPGALPGIIASAIFAFGISWGDYTFALILVDDPNMTLLTVGIDIYTQGAQVYWDLIMTGATLLVLPPLILVFTLNRYILAGFSISGFD, from the coding sequence AAACCTCGGGCTCGGGGCGGCGAAGTATGCCGGCGTCGTCCTGCTACTCGTCGTGTTCGGCTTCCCCTTCTACTGGATGTTCGTCTCCGGCATCAAGCCGTCCGCCGACATCGTCCAGTACCCGCCACAGATCATCCCGAGCACGGTCACGCTCGCCAACTACGAGCGCCTGTTCGAGGACACGAAGTACCTGCTGTGGCTCAGAAACAGCCTCATCGTCAGCATCGGAAACGTGGTCCTGAGCGTCGTCATCTCGACGCTCGCGGGGTACGGGCTGACCCGGTACGCCATCCCGTACAAGAAGTACATCGCGATGAGCTTCATCTTCGCCTACATGTTCCCGCCGCTCATGCTGGGAATCCCGTACTACGTGGTGTTCGACGGGCTGGGACTACTGAACTCCTACCTGGGACTGGTCATCGCTCACGCGGCGGTCACGATCCCGTTCACCACCTGGCTGATGTGGCAGTTCTTCCAGACCGTCCCGATCTCCTGGGAGGAGAGCGCGTGGGTGTTCGGTGCCTCGCGCTTCAAGAGCATGATCGAGATCGCCACGCCGGGCGCACTCCCCGGCATCATCGCGTCCGCCATCTTCGCCTTCGGCATCTCCTGGGGGGACTACACCTTCGCCCTGATCCTCGTCGACGATCCCAACATGACGCTGTTGACCGTCGGCATCGACATCTACACGCAGGGGGCACAGGTGTACTGGGACCTGATCATGACGGGAGCGACGCTGCTCGTGCTCCCGCCCCTGATCCTCGTGTTCACCCTCAATCGATACATCCTCGCGGGATTCAGCATCAGCGGGTTCGACTGA
- a CDS encoding ABC transporter ATP-binding protein produces the protein MARVTCTDLRKVFPTPAGNEVAVDSISMTLEDGEFTTLVGPSGCGKTTLLRMISGLETPTEGRITFDEDDVTNLRPQNRDISMVFQDIALFPFKTVRENIEYGLKYTDVDGETRDEQVEEMARITDIEELLDKKPNQLSGGQQQRVALSRSLIRSPAIFLLDEPMSDLDAKLKIEMRAELKELHREFQTTTLYVTHDQEEAMTLSDQVVIMNDGMIMQKASPYDVYHNPNNVFVARFMGSPTINTIEATMTPDGVSSPLLSSDVDLSSAQRERIASAATGDQVTLGIRPSDLKPVDDDTEPSIEARVNIFEQMGDDIILHLKSAADEQDLRALAPPHDRPERGETFTLGFDVADLHVFDGRTGEALANGFERAERESPKP, from the coding sequence ATGGCGAGAGTTACGTGCACGGATCTCCGGAAGGTGTTCCCGACCCCGGCGGGGAACGAGGTCGCGGTCGACTCGATCAGCATGACCCTCGAGGACGGTGAGTTCACCACGCTCGTCGGTCCGAGTGGCTGTGGCAAGACGACGCTTCTGCGGATGATCAGCGGCCTCGAAACGCCGACTGAGGGCCGGATCACCTTCGACGAGGACGACGTGACGAACCTCCGCCCGCAGAATCGGGACATCTCGATGGTGTTTCAGGACATCGCGCTGTTCCCGTTCAAGACCGTCCGGGAGAACATCGAGTACGGGCTGAAATACACCGACGTCGACGGGGAGACGCGGGACGAACAGGTCGAGGAGATGGCCCGGATCACCGACATCGAGGAGCTCCTCGACAAGAAGCCGAACCAGCTCTCAGGCGGTCAACAACAGCGCGTGGCGCTCTCCCGCTCGCTCATCCGCAGTCCCGCGATTTTCCTGCTCGACGAACCGATGAGCGATCTCGACGCGAAACTGAAGATCGAGATGCGGGCCGAGCTGAAGGAGCTCCACCGCGAGTTCCAGACGACGACCCTGTACGTCACTCACGACCAGGAGGAAGCGATGACGCTCTCTGACCAGGTCGTCATCATGAACGACGGGATGATCATGCAGAAGGCCTCCCCCTACGACGTCTATCACAACCCGAACAACGTCTTCGTCGCCCGGTTCATGGGATCGCCGACGATAAACACCATCGAGGCGACGATGACGCCGGACGGCGTTTCCTCCCCGTTGCTGTCGTCCGACGTCGACCTCTCGTCCGCGCAACGCGAGCGGATCGCGTCGGCGGCCACCGGCGACCAGGTCACCCTCGGGATCCGCCCGAGCGACCTCAAGCCGGTCGACGACGATACGGAGCCCAGCATCGAGGCGAGGGTCAACATCTTCGAGCAGATGGGCGACGACATCATACTCCACCTGAAATCGGCGGCCGACGAGCAGGATCTCCGGGCGCTCGCGCCGCCACACGACAGGCCCGAACGGGGCGAGACGTTCACGCTCGGTTTCGATGTCGCGGACCTGCACGTGTTCGACGGCAGGACCGGAGAAGCGCTCGCCAACGGGTTCGAGCGGGCCGAACGCGAATCACCCAAACCGTAA
- a CDS encoding SDR family NAD(P)-dependent oxidoreductase yields the protein MTTAPTPTVTVDGKSAVIIGGTRGIGRAIAHDFARDGADVVSTSRSEAAVEEAAAELRELGATTTEVTCDVTDPDSIERLRSAAEDALGGIDVLVNSAGAVAQTPIDGMTESEWANDIDVDLTGVFRACKTFGGAMTDGSIINISSMSADQARAARPSYCAAKSGVNGLTRAAAADLAPDVRVNAIAPGFVKTEMAGPKLDDGSEFREHVDDRTPMGRVATPDEISGAAVYLASDAASFTTGEVLTVDGGYDDSSV from the coding sequence ATGACGACTGCTCCCACGCCGACGGTTACCGTCGACGGAAAGTCCGCCGTGATCATCGGCGGCACGAGAGGTATCGGAAGAGCGATCGCCCACGACTTCGCACGCGACGGTGCCGACGTCGTCTCGACGAGCCGCTCCGAAGCTGCCGTTGAGGAGGCGGCCGCCGAACTCCGCGAGCTCGGCGCGACCACGACCGAGGTCACCTGTGACGTCACCGACCCCGACTCCATCGAGCGGCTCCGGTCCGCCGCGGAGGACGCGCTCGGAGGGATCGACGTCCTCGTCAACTCCGCCGGCGCCGTCGCACAGACGCCGATCGATGGGATGACCGAGTCGGAGTGGGCAAACGACATCGACGTCGACCTCACCGGCGTGTTCCGGGCCTGCAAGACCTTCGGCGGCGCCATGACCGACGGCAGCATCATCAACATCTCGTCAATGTCGGCCGACCAGGCGCGCGCCGCCCGGCCGAGTTACTGTGCCGCAAAGAGCGGCGTGAACGGCCTGACGCGGGCGGCCGCGGCCGACCTCGCGCCCGACGTCCGGGTCAACGCCATCGCTCCCGGGTTCGTCAAGACCGAGATGGCCGGACCGAAACTGGACGACGGGTCGGAGTTCCGCGAGCACGTCGACGACAGGACGCCGATGGGGCGCGTCGCGACGCCCGACGAGATCAGCGGTGCCGCCGTCTACCTCGCCAGCGACGCGGCGTCGTTCACGACCGGCGAAGTTCTCACCGTCGACGGCGGGTACGACGACAGTTCGGTCTGA